Genomic DNA from Hordeum vulgare subsp. vulgare chromosome 2H, MorexV3_pseudomolecules_assembly, whole genome shotgun sequence:
CGCATTTTTctactttttttctcttttgccttTATTTCGATAAACTTTGCACAAATGTTAATCATAGGTTAAAGAAATGTCAAATTTATAGACAAAAAATTTCCATATATACAAAAAAATGTACAGTGCGTGTGGAcagtaaataatatatttttcttttattttgaaaaatattaatcatgtatttaaaaaactttaaatgtgcatagaaaaatgtttccgttgtataagaaaacatataaaaaatatataatgtacatggaacaaagtagacataaaaaatagaacttttcaaaaatgttaatagtgtatttgaataatgtaaaacatgtatagaaaaaatgttcatgatgcatacaaaatatgtaaaatgtgtattaAAAAAATTAGACATCAAAACTCAATAATGTTTCTGACGTCACACGCAAAAGAATATTTCTAACGtataaaaaatatacaatgttGTTTATACAAGCTTTACGTAAAAAAATGGCTTAACTTTGATTATTCATATATAGAAACTATTTCTCTAATTATTTTTTTAAGAATATCGATATTCATACGCAACCTGGAACATTTGGTATGCATGTACTTACAAATTGATTGTTTTCGATGAAGCTATCTAATATGTTTGTAACCAAATTAAGACTTTACTTAGATCACAAATGCAAACACATATatcagcaaaataaaaataatatttttatgcatatgctatcattaattaacaaaacatactttgtcatttttatcataattcaaataatgttcatgcatttcaaaaagtgtcctaaaattttaagaacataatgtgattatcacaattagagattatgaatttttttctcccgttgcaacgcacgggcctttttcTAGTTAATCTACAAGTGTACATCCGGATTTAACCACATGACACATGAGCACGaatcagtttttttttttttttgaggcgCGAATGTGCTGGAAGGCCTTGCAAGGGATTTGGGCCCATCGTCTCTCTTGTCCAGGCGGCGGCTCGCTTCCTGCCTCTCTCCCCTCCCACCGCCGCCGGTGAGCAGCGAGCGACGCCGAGAGCTGGCCGCCATGGCGGCGCGGAGGATGGACCCCGAGGCGGCCACGGAGCTAGCGCGGAAGGGGGTCACCATCCTGCTCCTCGACGTGCCCCAGCACACCGTCCTCGGCGTCGACACCCAGGTACGCCACGCCCCCCATGCTCCGCTACGCTTCGATTTGATGCATCGGGTTTGACATCCATCCATGCTCTGCTTCGATTCGATTCGATTCGATTCGATTTGATGCATCGGGTTTTCCTTTCCATGCTGCTTCCTCAAGGTCTTGTCGGTCGGCCCCAGGTTCAGAGGGATCAAGATGGTGCCCCCAGGCCCGCACTTCCTCCACTACTGCTCCCCCAGCAGGTACGTACCAAGTTACAAAACATGTCTAACCACCAACCCttttaggccttgttcggtttcTTCAGATTTCAAGGGGTTTGGAGGGGATTgagagggattaaatcccctatAAGTCAGATTCCACCTAAATCCCCTCCAATCCCCTTCTGGAAGGGATTAACCCAACAAGGCCTTAACGATTTGATTTCATGCAAAGAAAGAAATGTTTCTACCATCTATCAAATTCTTTAGCTGCTGCTGTACAAGTATCAGCGATTCTATTCTGGTGACAATGCACTAGAGTATAGATATATATATGATGCAATGCAAGCCTGCCGTATGCCTGTATCGACAACAAGTTTCATGCCACGCTACTAGATCCAAGCTCGCTTTATGGGCTAGTTCCCCTCTTCTGTTTGATGACCCCTTAACCCGTTTCCTGAAAACTGCTGTCCACTCTTACATTTGTCAAGCAGTTTGTTCATTTTACTCACATGCTCTCATGATTGACCTTGTTCGGTTACGGATGATGCCGTTATGCCGTGGAAAGCGATATCCCCACGTACTGATCATTCATCCACTATCTTCAACCCTTTCAGGCATGGGAATGAGTTTGCACCTACTGTTGGATTCTTCCTCACCACTCACCCGTCTCAGGTACTCCTTTTATTGCACCCGTTTCAGGCAGATAGTCTCGTATTACATCTCTCTAGTTTATATGTTCCCCTTTTATTGTCTACTCCAGTTTGACAGTTTGTGGCATAACTGATGTTGTAACTTCTTAAAACTACAATTACATGTATATCTCAGTCTGAATCACATAACTCAGAGTGCCTCATGTCTATTTATGTATCAAGCTTCACATTTCCTGTCCATAGAGTGGTGGGTGAAAAATAGTTAGGAAACCAATGCACTTGGAAGGTGTACTATACTTGCGAAAGACAAGAACCAAACAAAATTTCTCATTCTGTGTTGTAATTTTTTAGCGGTTGGATATTTTAGCTGTCAGAACTCTCTAATAGTTACACATAATTGCTTGTTTACTTGCACTCATCTCTGGCCTGATTTTTCCAGGTGGTCGTTCGAAAATGGCATGCGCAAGAGGAGAGATTAGTGAAATTATCAGAAGAGGAGGTGATATCTTTGATCATATTGGAATATTTGATATATTGCAGGCCACCTTATTGCTTTATCTTCTCATATGTTTGTAACATCCATATAGTTCCCTTAGCTTCTTACACACAGTACATCACTTGAGACTATACTGGTACTGGATGGGACGGTAACCAGTGTTAAAAGGCAATAACCTTACAAATAATTAATTCAGTTGATGATAAAAACAGAGGTTGTATTGCCCCAATAGGATTAGTACTAAACCTAAATGCCTAATCTACTGGATCTGCACCATATAAAAAATGCCCCTAAATTATGTTCAACTTGTCTTCCTTGCAGCTGTTGTATAATCAGTATATGAAATATGGAATGCATAAAGTGTATCTGTCCGGTGTGTCAAAATTGCAGCATATTCGACGTAGATGACCTTGCTGTTATTGACTGGCACAACATAGCACAACTCAAACTAGAGATGCATTTGATTTATCTTCGGGCAATGATACTAAAGTTTGTTTTCTGGTAGGAAATCAGATACTCTGAAGCAGTAAAACGTTTCGAGTTTGATGATCAGCTTGGACCATACAATTTGGACTCTTTTGGTGACTGGAAACAACTTTCAAGCTACTTATCACAAAGTGTTATCGAACGCCTTGGTAAGCTCTATTTTCTCTCGTACCCTTAGTAGTTATAGCCTTATGGGGCAGCCCTTAGTTATGACATTTTTTATAGAATCGATGAAGGAATTAGTGATTATGTGTCTTGATTTGTACAGAGCCAATTGGTGGGGAAATTACAATTGCATTGGAGACATCATGGATGGATAGAGCTCCCCAAACAGAGATGGAGAGACGATTAATGGAACAACTTAGAGAGGACAAATTTGCAAAGAAAGCCCCCACACAGCCTGAGCGGAGAGGATGCTACTACACAACTATCCCTGCTTCGGTTAAACACAGGAACATTTCTGCAGATGAGCTGACTTTGCTGAATTTGGACAGAGTAATGCTCTTATTATATTGTTTGGTACAGCTAATCTTATCAGCATGTACCTGGTTTTTTATATCTTCCTTTTCCCACAATATATTTCCTGCAGCAATACCTTGTCTGATGTGAACACGTCTCTATTACAATTTGAAAATGTTTGGCGCTACATGTGAACGCAACAACCTGAATTTGAATAGTACAGGCCAGTTAGCACAGCAACTAAAAGCAATGGGAAAACATTAGTTTGCTGCCTTTTGTCCATTCAATCACAATTCCATCAATTATACTAGAATCTGCAAATAGGCATCATAGCTTGCCGCTACTGGTGTTTTGCTCAAATTAATTCCTCTTATAGGTTCCCATGCGTAGAAAACACTGAGTTAACAAGCTGTACCTATATTTGTTGACGAGTCTGTTCTACTTCTCATCTCAGACAAGCTTGCTGGAGACTGTCCTGGCCAAAAATTATCAAGGCCAAGAAGATTTACTCTTGGGGGAGCTGCAGTTCTCGTTCATAGCGTTTATGGTACTGCAAGCAAAACTAAACAATTGTTAATACGTCTTATTTATTATGTGGCTCTGTTCTCTAATGTATTTGAGTTGTGTAGATGGGACAGTCGCTGGAGGCGTTTATGCAGTGGAAAGCATTAGTCAGTCTTCTTTTGAGCTGCAGTGAAGCTGTAAGTACTAATATTTTCTATCTCATGTAGCATCATTATTCTTGCTCCTTCAGTATTGATGGTTAAAACGTATACATCCATCTCCTCTGTAGTATTTACTATTCTGGGTTTGGAAAATCATATGGAACTAGCTGGTTACCCAAATGACCCTGGCTCGCTTTTCAGAACTCTGACCCATTTCAGCCCTCAAATAACCCCTTTTGGCTCAATATTATTTATTCCTTTTGATCCCAAAGAAGGTTGGATGCTGGTGAACAAATTGCAAACCTGAGAGATTAAACCAAGTTTCAGGGTGAGAAACTGAAACTGACCAGGTTCTGGTATACAGTACAGCCCCATAACAGTTTGTGAAAATCTGGTGGTAGTCTGGTCAAGAAGCAATCTTACCTAAATATATTCACAGTTGAACTGCTAAATACCGTGACATCATTATTTGTTGGGCCTATACCAAATTTTCTTTTGGTCCCCGCCTTGGTTTGACATTTTACTATCAGTGCTTTGCTTGCAACCATGCCTTTTTTCTTCGTTCCATTTTAAAGCGAGATATGTTACGCAAGCAAATCATAGTTTGAACTCCATCTCAGAGCGTATATCGATTAAGCTGCTTCTATATGTGATTCAGTCAAATTCCTTGAATATACTGTGTTCTAAGTTTTAACAGCCCATTGTTAGTGTAGTATAAAGTAGTGTATACTTGATATGGAAAGTGTggggaaatgaaaaaaaaagagataTCGAGATGTGATCCTTTTGAAAATATATTGCACATCTGCACTATGTAGTATATGCCATTATATTCTCTCTTTTCTGATCCAAAGTGATTATATTCTTAATTAATTCTTTGTCTCTTTCTCCCTGGCAGCCACTTCATACAAGGACACAAATGTTT
This window encodes:
- the LOC123431498 gene encoding protein AAR2 homolog; its protein translation is MAARRMDPEAATELARKGVTILLLDVPQHTVLGVDTQVLSVGPRFRGIKMVPPGPHFLHYCSPSRHGNEFAPTVGFFLTTHPSQVVVRKWHAQEERLVKLSEEEEIRYSEAVKRFEFDDQLGPYNLDSFGDWKQLSSYLSQSVIERLEPIGGEITIALETSWMDRAPQTEMERRLMEQLREDKFAKKAPTQPERRGCYYTTIPASVKHRNISADELTLLNLDRTSLLETVLAKNYQGQEDLLLGELQFSFIAFMMGQSLEAFMQWKALVSLLLSCSEAPLHTRTQMFVKFIRVIYYQFKHGFQRTHDSRSSDDKGNSLFLDEAWFSRDIFLYRLSKDFLTVIFEAQVVDGDLLSWARKLKMLLETTFGWDLENNAANLIDEDDEFAPVVVEMDGS